In Mangrovivirga cuniculi, the following proteins share a genomic window:
- a CDS encoding PKD domain-containing protein — MEPSVNGVDINLGTIVHVEIADPPIPSATFFDLTADISVKVPIITLEDGVNVGAQLENLPPDAINATITSGDPIGPVTDAMIEEFIHEKLRNDPAVQMQYNDIPISFTVFSMKANFEMYDDESDPTKTAKVSFPSGSQVKIDIPCYLYFYDITGEFAGQSLASPMGILGTVQMISEYSITGNKVVAKLSEATVTLENLTPAPGQEGINYSTNVTLSNFVSNGILESTIKTQFSALAESELQQIGDLEQDVPSQETIEKFIEDEVRKELASRKQILIWEPVPPDGVDVTINDVTIKSLTQGLAIAINKFNGSNANAITFFVPAGRDFATAISEKKVLEEINKAVNEEFGSLPTTLDEKVKGKTVKLNSLDISLKTGAIDIEGDVTVVDAIAGSIDVDADFDADAGLKWIDGPEGGQIIEPFVIGEPDVDLSLLAWILSFLIGFLFGIVGIIIVAVVMTLAENLAESIGASIIKDDVSDQLTGIGAWPNSLTDIGDIQARFENPISIDPHSILFSGNMLITSMHALTSEDFANSNGPYSVVGNQAVSFIGGAEKMTSKTLWDFDNGKSTITRNPNHSYGKSGLYIAKFKVSVEEDGGVTTRHFAEVNVKNVAPQVFMPEDITVDEGEQFTIEVTFIDLNWLDKHTASVTWGDDSPPEILEVSETNEEPQAQGKVTACHTYCDNGNFEIKVTIRDDVGGIGIGIMYANVNNVPPLVMLPELMYSLKNQCVRLDGLFEDEGWCDTHTGFWKMGDCTVRNAYIEQTNDPPKAQGIASVAHSYDCCGPKEITLTITDDDGGVGEASMIVHVNELLNADMEGGFHKLVFDDLDSELTVANHWIPYASTVETTDKRAQAAGFQLDFNFEIGIVSDGRRAQRIILNGAVQTGLMQQIAVNVGWEYEFTGMFQIATTTQAQGCIGIDPLGGTDPDSSSIVWRQLEKGTEWQNITVRAIAERDNITVFFGALQRTAITSELYLDQAALHQIQPHCIESEECEEICVDFEEMTGDTVITEPFEYDTLRFIPPKIGLFITQIGDPQGQNKLGFHPAGVKIEFPHSITTVRITIANYAGRTIQLATMYDDEILSSFDEIIYNETKTLQIEDESFNGLFVRGGDSESAIVKICYCYNEE, encoded by the coding sequence ATGGAACCTTCAGTCAATGGTGTTGATATAAACCTGGGTACCATTGTCCACGTCGAAATAGCTGACCCTCCCATTCCATCAGCTACATTTTTTGACCTGACAGCAGATATTTCAGTGAAAGTACCCATTATTACTCTCGAAGATGGAGTAAATGTTGGCGCACAGTTAGAAAATCTACCTCCCGATGCGATCAATGCGACAATTACCAGTGGGGACCCCATAGGCCCTGTTACTGATGCAATGATCGAAGAATTCATTCATGAAAAACTACGTAATGACCCTGCTGTGCAAATGCAGTACAATGATATCCCGATCAGCTTCACTGTTTTCTCCATGAAGGCTAACTTCGAAATGTATGATGATGAATCTGATCCTACAAAAACCGCCAAAGTATCCTTCCCTTCCGGATCACAAGTAAAAATTGATATTCCCTGTTACCTGTATTTCTACGATATCACCGGTGAATTTGCCGGCCAGTCCCTGGCTAGTCCAATGGGGATTTTAGGTACAGTGCAAATGATCTCTGAATACAGCATAACAGGAAACAAAGTGGTCGCTAAGCTTAGTGAAGCGACAGTTACTCTGGAAAACCTGACCCCGGCACCGGGACAGGAAGGTATAAATTATTCAACCAATGTAACACTCTCAAATTTTGTTTCTAACGGAATTCTTGAAAGTACGATTAAAACTCAATTTTCAGCATTAGCAGAATCAGAATTACAACAGATCGGAGATTTGGAACAAGATGTCCCTTCGCAGGAAACTATTGAAAAATTTATAGAAGATGAGGTGAGAAAGGAACTTGCTTCAAGGAAACAAATTCTGATATGGGAACCGGTACCACCGGATGGTGTAGATGTGACTATTAATGATGTCACCATTAAATCATTGACCCAGGGACTGGCCATTGCCATCAACAAATTTAATGGCTCAAACGCAAATGCAATAACATTTTTTGTACCCGCAGGCAGAGATTTTGCTACAGCCATCTCTGAAAAAAAGGTCCTTGAAGAAATAAATAAAGCAGTAAACGAAGAATTTGGTTCACTACCCACCACGCTGGATGAAAAAGTAAAGGGTAAAACGGTCAAATTAAATAGTCTTGATATTTCCCTTAAGACAGGAGCCATCGATATTGAAGGTGATGTGACAGTTGTTGATGCCATAGCAGGTAGTATCGACGTAGATGCGGACTTTGATGCTGATGCAGGTTTAAAATGGATAGATGGCCCCGAGGGCGGACAGATAATTGAACCCTTTGTTATTGGTGAACCGGATGTCGACCTCTCCCTACTTGCCTGGATTCTCTCATTTCTTATTGGTTTTTTATTTGGAATCGTAGGAATTATTATCGTCGCGGTGGTCATGACCCTGGCAGAAAATCTGGCAGAAAGCATTGGTGCGTCCATTATTAAAGATGATGTCAGTGATCAACTCACAGGCATCGGGGCATGGCCAAACAGCCTGACAGATATTGGTGATATACAGGCAAGATTTGAAAATCCGATTTCGATCGATCCTCATAGTATTCTTTTTTCAGGCAATATGCTGATCACCAGTATGCATGCCCTAACCTCCGAGGATTTTGCAAATTCAAATGGTCCATATTCTGTGGTTGGAAACCAGGCTGTATCATTTATTGGTGGAGCAGAGAAAATGACATCAAAAACATTGTGGGATTTTGACAATGGAAAATCAACAATTACGAGGAACCCAAATCACAGTTATGGTAAAAGTGGATTATATATTGCCAAATTTAAAGTTTCAGTCGAAGAAGATGGCGGTGTTACTACCCGGCATTTCGCAGAAGTAAATGTTAAAAACGTAGCTCCCCAGGTTTTTATGCCTGAGGATATCACAGTTGATGAAGGTGAACAATTTACCATCGAAGTAACCTTTATTGACCTCAACTGGCTGGATAAACATACAGCCTCTGTAACCTGGGGAGATGATTCCCCTCCGGAAATACTCGAAGTTTCCGAAACTAATGAAGAACCCCAGGCTCAGGGGAAGGTAACGGCCTGTCATACTTATTGTGATAATGGGAATTTTGAAATTAAAGTTACCATACGAGACGATGTTGGAGGAATAGGAATAGGTATTATGTATGCAAATGTTAACAATGTTCCTCCTTTGGTGATGCTTCCGGAACTGATGTATTCACTCAAAAACCAATGTGTCCGACTGGATGGCTTGTTTGAAGACGAAGGCTGGTGCGACACGCATACCGGATTCTGGAAGATGGGTGACTGCACTGTCCGTAATGCTTATATTGAACAGACAAATGATCCGCCAAAAGCACAGGGAATCGCCTCTGTCGCTCATTCTTACGATTGTTGCGGGCCAAAAGAGATTACCTTAACCATCACAGATGATGACGGAGGGGTTGGTGAAGCCAGCATGATCGTCCATGTAAATGAATTATTGAATGCCGATATGGAGGGAGGATTCCATAAACTGGTTTTTGACGACCTGGATAGTGAATTAACAGTAGCCAATCACTGGATACCGTATGCTTCTACCGTGGAAACCACTGATAAAAGAGCCCAGGCTGCCGGATTCCAACTTGATTTTAACTTTGAAATCGGGATCGTTTCAGATGGCCGCAGAGCTCAACGGATCATTCTTAATGGTGCAGTGCAAACCGGATTAATGCAGCAGATCGCTGTGAACGTTGGATGGGAATATGAGTTTACGGGTATGTTTCAAATTGCCACTACAACCCAGGCACAAGGGTGTATCGGAATAGATCCACTGGGTGGCACCGATCCGGATTCCTCTTCCATTGTCTGGAGGCAACTTGAAAAAGGAACTGAATGGCAAAATATCACGGTACGGGCTATTGCCGAAAGAGATAATATAACTGTTTTCTTTGGAGCGTTGCAGCGTACTGCGATCACCTCTGAGCTCTATCTTGACCAGGCGGCTTTGCATCAGATTCAGCCTCATTGTATTGAAAGTGAGGAATGCGAAGAGATTTGTGTTGATTTTGAGGAAATGACCGGAGATACGGTAATCACGGAGCCCTTTGAATACGATACACTTAGGTTCATCCCGCCAAAGATTGGTTTATTTATCACACAAATCGGAGATCCACAGGGCCAGAATAAACTTGGGTTTCATCCTGCAGGAGTTAAAATTGAATTCCCTCACAGCATAACTACAGTAAGAATTACAATAGCTAATTATGCCGGCAGAACCATACAGTTGGCAACCATGTACGACGATGAAATACTCAGTTCTTTTGATGAGATTATTTATAATGAAACAAAAACACTGCAGATCGAAGATGAATCCTTTAATGGTTTATTTGTAAGAGGTGGAGATAGTGAATCCGCAATTGTAAAAATCTGCTATTGCTATAATGAAGAATAA
- a CDS encoding pyridoxamine 5'-phosphate oxidase family protein, which yields MAGLIDLSNSLSDIKSIILRELQRGGADTRSQFHFVILSTVNNDNPDQRYVVLRKFIPEEKKAFIYTDIRSDKIEQIKVNSNVSVLTYGKSNKCQVKLTGTCSIHHNNDISKMHFVNLNGGKESYNTENSPGEKKDKYDSTQKFKSEFDDEYFAVLEVNVSEMEVLQLNNDGHIRCLFNFDNNEQSWLVP from the coding sequence ATGGCTGGTTTAATAGATCTCTCAAATTCTTTATCTGATATTAAAAGTATTATACTCAGGGAACTTCAAAGAGGTGGTGCAGACACTCGCTCTCAGTTTCATTTTGTCATACTTTCAACGGTCAACAACGACAATCCTGATCAGCGGTATGTTGTATTAAGGAAGTTTATTCCGGAAGAAAAAAAGGCTTTCATTTATACTGATATCCGGTCTGATAAGATCGAACAAATAAAAGTCAACTCTAATGTTTCAGTATTGACTTATGGAAAAAGCAACAAATGCCAGGTGAAGCTTACCGGTACCTGTAGCATACATCATAACAATGATATCAGTAAAATGCATTTTGTTAATCTCAATGGCGGAAAGGAATCGTATAATACTGAGAATTCACCAGGAGAAAAGAAAGATAAATACGATTCAACACAAAAGTTTAAATCTGAGTTTGATGACGAATATTTTGCTGTTCTGGAAGTGAATGTGAGTGAAATGGAAGTGTTACAATTAAATAATGATGGTCACATCAGGTGCCTATTCAATTTTGATAATAATGAACAAAGCTGGCTGGTCCCCTAG
- a CDS encoding serine hydrolase, producing MKHIFTLLIIITNPFLNAQDYSKNIDSLMNASFKTGVFNGNILVHKGGNLIYSNSFGYADNQKSNLTINHSMPIGSIIKEFSAVSIMVLSEQGKLNINDPLGNYLDFLPSYCQAIKIKHLLNYSSGIISTEGFDITSLKKSLSESTELKFTPGTQYDYNYSNIILRRALIEKISGHQFKVFLKNELLKPLGIDQISQPSNSELHGRMAESFDNDGNTTTFIHDYTKAYYLTADNLHKWLNGLYSGKLINKASLITLGKAFSNNKQSALGNIEIDSAGVLQHYHHGSGNNYEAIIYYSREIELEIILMTNNQNFKLGEIGNAIINIVQNQPFEIPKRSIYLDIREKLNQDFESGIAYYLKIKSDMQDVYDMDNEVNDLKKTAQYLIRREKYTQAISILSIGFITCSISDDQKSAYYELLGDCYTSLGKTESAKIYFKKCLELDTGNRNAQSKLNELI from the coding sequence ATGAAACACATTTTTACCCTCTTAATCATTATTACAAATCCTTTTTTAAACGCTCAAGATTATAGCAAAAATATCGATTCCCTGATGAATGCATCATTTAAAACCGGTGTATTTAACGGAAATATCTTAGTACATAAAGGTGGTAATCTGATTTATTCCAATTCTTTCGGCTATGCTGATAATCAGAAATCAAACTTAACTATTAACCACAGCATGCCCATCGGATCTATCATTAAGGAATTTAGTGCGGTTAGCATTATGGTTTTATCTGAGCAGGGAAAACTAAACATTAATGATCCATTAGGAAATTACCTTGATTTTTTACCCTCATACTGTCAGGCAATTAAAATAAAGCATTTACTGAATTATTCAAGTGGTATTATCTCAACAGAAGGTTTTGACATAACAAGCCTTAAAAAGTCTCTGTCGGAATCAACAGAGTTAAAATTCACACCTGGAACTCAGTATGACTATAATTATTCAAACATAATTTTACGAAGAGCATTAATAGAAAAAATATCAGGACATCAGTTTAAAGTCTTTCTTAAAAATGAATTATTGAAGCCTTTAGGCATCGATCAAATTAGCCAGCCATCAAACAGTGAACTACATGGGCGAATGGCCGAGTCGTTTGATAACGATGGAAACACAACCACTTTCATTCACGATTATACAAAGGCATATTATCTGACTGCAGATAACCTGCATAAATGGTTGAATGGATTATACTCAGGTAAACTGATCAATAAAGCATCGCTTATAACTTTAGGCAAAGCCTTCAGCAATAACAAACAATCAGCTTTAGGAAATATTGAAATCGACTCTGCAGGTGTATTGCAACACTATCACCATGGGTCGGGCAATAACTACGAAGCAATAATATATTACTCCAGGGAAATTGAACTGGAAATAATCCTGATGACAAACAACCAAAATTTTAAATTGGGAGAAATAGGAAACGCTATAATAAACATCGTCCAAAATCAGCCTTTTGAAATCCCTAAACGATCGATCTATTTAGATATCCGGGAAAAACTAAACCAGGATTTTGAATCCGGAATTGCTTATTACCTTAAAATAAAATCTGATATGCAGGATGTTTATGATATGGATAACGAGGTGAACGATCTAAAAAAAACTGCGCAGTATCTGATCAGAAGAGAAAAATACACCCAGGCAATATCAATCTTAAGCATAGGTTTTATAACCTGTTCAATTTCTGACGACCAAAAATCAGCGTATTATGAATTACTGGGTGACTGCTATACTTCATTAGGCAAAACTGAGTCTGCTAAAATTTACTTCAAAAAATGTCTTGAATTAGATACCGGCAATCGAAATGCCCAAAGCAAATTAAATGAACTGATCTGA
- a CDS encoding AI-2E family transporter, protein MKDQSLNRATVLILTLGITILFLVMVKGFLMAIFLAAIFAGMLYPFYKRLANKFGGRTSASAGVTLILFVLVILLPLAGLMVVVIEQAVNAVRLVEPFLTKYAKEPNIIVTELEKIPIVHKVFPDQEKLANSIGNVVKELGNFIINGLQSFSSGTANFIFSFFIFLFTLYYFLINGKKYLEQFLYYLPLKNDEEQTLLTKFVKVTKATLKGTLFIGVIQGVLGGIGMAIAGIPNVIFWSVVMVIFSIIPALGTAIVWIPAVIYLFIVGDTTPAIILGIYCVVVVGNIDNLIRPKLVGKDAGLPDLMILFGTLGGLAVFGIAGIIIGPLVAALFLALWEIYGHVFQHSLYPVNTKQLDEDLKSGEGSEEYKKIIEDD, encoded by the coding sequence ATGAAAGATCAAAGCCTGAATAGAGCAACTGTTTTAATTCTTACACTAGGAATAACGATTTTATTCCTGGTTATGGTCAAGGGTTTTTTAATGGCTATTTTCCTGGCAGCGATCTTTGCCGGGATGTTGTACCCGTTTTACAAGCGACTAGCCAATAAATTTGGTGGGCGTACATCGGCTAGTGCCGGAGTGACATTAATACTTTTTGTGTTGGTTATCTTATTGCCATTAGCCGGGTTAATGGTTGTGGTAATTGAACAGGCAGTAAATGCAGTCAGGCTAGTTGAGCCATTCTTAACAAAGTATGCAAAGGAGCCTAATATAATCGTAACCGAACTTGAGAAAATTCCGATTGTTCATAAGGTGTTCCCAGATCAGGAAAAATTGGCTAACTCAATTGGGAATGTGGTGAAAGAACTTGGTAATTTCATTATCAACGGACTTCAGAGCTTTTCTTCAGGTACAGCTAATTTTATTTTTTCCTTCTTTATTTTCCTTTTTACTCTTTATTATTTCCTTATTAATGGTAAGAAGTATCTTGAGCAGTTTTTATACTACCTGCCGTTAAAAAATGATGAGGAGCAAACACTGTTGACCAAGTTTGTAAAGGTTACTAAAGCAACTTTAAAAGGGACGTTATTTATTGGGGTAATCCAGGGAGTGCTTGGAGGAATTGGAATGGCCATAGCAGGAATACCCAATGTGATATTCTGGAGTGTAGTGATGGTGATCTTTTCAATCATTCCGGCTCTTGGTACAGCGATCGTCTGGATCCCTGCGGTGATCTATCTTTTTATTGTTGGAGATACCACTCCTGCTATCATTTTAGGTATCTATTGCGTAGTGGTGGTGGGCAATATCGATAACCTCATCAGACCTAAGCTGGTCGGTAAGGATGCAGGCTTACCAGACCTGATGATCTTATTTGGTACACTTGGTGGATTAGCAGTATTTGGAATTGCCGGTATTATTATTGGTCCGTTGGTAGCCGCTTTATTTTTAGCCTTATGGGAGATTTACGGACACGTTTTTCAGCATTCTTTATACCCTGTCAATACAAAGCAATTAGACGAAGACCTTAAAAGCGGGGAGGGGAGTGAAGAGTATAAAAAAATTATAGAAGACGATTAA
- a CDS encoding glycosyltransferase family 87 protein: MISTIKKHRKKIYYGLLVVFAIAMVFFSINKTEKNIDVGSDYFVFWKAGVDYFEGNDLYDPIEGARDYIYPPFAAFLFQLFAIFPLKLSANIFLLSNVFVLLPLCVIILIRICKTLNLSVDQYKIPVILTVVFSLKYFWNNLITYQVNFLLLTITLLGIYYFFKNKPVAAVIFIAIAASIKIIPVVILGFIVVYHWKNIKVWLAASGTVLLCFLIPLVTKGWQVYINYYDFFLKKAQNQAAEGLISYTNHSLMALIVKLIATETINNAVSPEVMEQAALYRNIILLALIILISIVIFISIRRRNNIDNLFVFAILFCFTHLVSTITWTAHLVTFMYILLPLFLTHREFVRLKWEKVFVYFLIIIAFVLGIEGSDTTGKLLYNVLRTYDIFTLYLVVILLYFSGKIFFSKDLKKDRLSKVY, encoded by the coding sequence ATGATATCAACTATAAAAAAGCACAGAAAAAAGATCTATTATGGCCTATTGGTGGTATTTGCGATTGCCATGGTCTTCTTTTCAATCAATAAAACTGAAAAGAATATTGACGTCGGATCTGATTACTTTGTTTTCTGGAAAGCAGGAGTGGATTATTTTGAGGGAAACGATCTGTATGATCCGATTGAAGGAGCAAGAGATTATATCTACCCTCCTTTTGCAGCATTTCTGTTCCAGTTATTCGCGATCTTTCCGTTGAAACTTTCAGCAAATATATTCCTCCTGTCAAATGTATTTGTGCTTTTACCGCTATGTGTTATCATTCTGATTCGAATTTGTAAAACACTCAATCTGTCGGTAGATCAATACAAGATACCAGTAATTCTTACCGTCGTCTTCTCTCTAAAATATTTCTGGAATAACCTGATTACTTACCAGGTCAACTTTTTACTGCTTACGATTACCCTGCTTGGGATCTATTATTTCTTTAAAAACAAGCCGGTGGCAGCTGTTATCTTTATTGCGATTGCGGCTTCGATCAAAATCATACCTGTGGTGATTCTTGGTTTTATAGTCGTTTATCACTGGAAGAACATCAAAGTATGGCTGGCCGCTTCAGGCACGGTTCTACTCTGCTTTTTAATTCCTTTGGTGACGAAAGGATGGCAGGTTTATATAAACTACTATGATTTTTTCCTCAAAAAAGCTCAAAACCAGGCTGCAGAAGGATTGATTTCATATACTAACCATTCATTAATGGCACTGATCGTGAAATTAATTGCCACGGAAACAATTAATAACGCAGTGAGTCCGGAAGTTATGGAACAAGCTGCCCTTTACAGGAACATTATTTTACTGGCATTGATCATTCTGATTTCCATAGTCATTTTCATATCAATCAGGAGGAGAAACAATATTGACAACCTTTTTGTCTTTGCCATCTTGTTTTGTTTTACTCACCTGGTCTCAACGATCACCTGGACGGCGCACTTAGTGACGTTCATGTATATTCTTCTGCCCTTATTTCTTACCCATAGAGAATTTGTGAGGTTAAAATGGGAAAAGGTATTCGTATACTTCCTGATCATTATTGCGTTCGTGCTGGGAATCGAAGGCAGTGACACGACAGGAAAGTTGCTCTACAATGTTTTGAGAACTTATGATATTTTTACCCTGTATCTGGTCGTTATCTTATTGTATTTCAGTGGAAAAATCTTCTTCTCAAAGGATTTGAAAAAGGACAGGTTATCTAAGGTGTATTAA
- a CDS encoding n-acetylglutamate synthase: MINYDNKRFSPVNNTDNSETSEETIFHYFQQGTIVTAYYRGGNIKKGHLIGIVDSKGNIDMRYHQVNTNGQLMTGECKSTPEILNNGKIRLHEKWTWTSGDQSSGESVIEEI; encoded by the coding sequence ATGATTAATTACGATAATAAAAGATTTAGCCCGGTAAACAATACAGATAACTCAGAAACATCAGAAGAAACCATATTCCATTATTTTCAACAAGGAACCATCGTTACTGCCTATTATCGGGGTGGTAATATAAAAAAGGGTCATTTGATCGGTATCGTAGATAGTAAAGGAAATATCGATATGAGATACCACCAGGTTAATACAAATGGACAACTGATGACCGGAGAGTGCAAATCAACACCTGAGATACTTAACAATGGGAAGATCAGGCTTCATGAGAAATGGACCTGGACTTCCGGTGACCAATCATCCGGTGAGTCTGTTATAGAAGAAATTTGA
- a CDS encoding YciI family protein, protein MKKFIVLYHMPNDVLAKTQNTPPEEAKKGMERWQQWAEKCEDHLVDLGNPLANGEKINVDGSTEKSEREVVGYSILQAKDINHAKELLKDHPHLSGWDDSCEIEVHEAMDLPG, encoded by the coding sequence ATGAAAAAATTCATTGTACTCTACCACATGCCAAACGATGTGCTGGCCAAAACCCAAAACACACCTCCTGAAGAAGCAAAAAAAGGCATGGAACGCTGGCAACAATGGGCTGAAAAATGCGAAGACCATTTAGTCGACCTGGGCAATCCACTGGCCAACGGTGAAAAGATCAATGTCGATGGATCAACAGAAAAAAGCGAGCGGGAAGTTGTTGGCTACTCTATCCTCCAGGCAAAAGATATAAATCATGCCAAAGAGTTACTCAAAGACCACCCACATTTATCCGGATGGGATGATTCCTGCGAGATTGAAGTGCATGAAGCGATGGATCTACCGGGATAA
- a CDS encoding thiamine pyrophosphate-binding protein, with protein sequence MTVSEQLLNILKSINVKHIFGVAGDALNPLVCAIGNQDQVKWIKVKHEGNGAFAAFAQGELNGKLGVCASTVGPGALHLINGLYNAKKERSPVLAITGQVPVEYIGTRFHQEADLKKIFDDVCDYQAIIRSPEEATRVFIRALRIAINNKTVCRVELPADIAEMEAKNDYFLQDIFVSDSIVIPPESTIDQAAKLINEEKKIGILAGAGCRDGRDEVLKFADKIKATITHTVRSSDIFDHDAPGVVGLSGLIGNSAGYDGIMECDLLIMLGTDFPYFEFLPKDTKIIQIDIRPESIGNRASVDLGIHGDVKYVVHELLEKCNEKSDSSFRDKLVDSFNNWKSGNNKKADPEGKLSLVQASSVSKGMSDIASDDAIFVVDTGTSTIWSTNFMNFRDQRRMIGSFNHGSMAVGLPAAIGAQLQYPDREVWALVGDGSFHMTLNEFSTAVEYGLPIKIIVFNNSELGFVKIEMEEAGLAPNYDALKVQNFDFAKYAEIAGGIGYTIDKPDEITDILNKAKSSTLPCIINAKVASGELSLPPKIGFEEAKNFGTSKIKEALQSIRGDKRQWENIKNEINSFIDKEINGRKE encoded by the coding sequence ATGACTGTTTCAGAACAACTACTCAATATTTTAAAAAGTATTAATGTAAAACACATCTTTGGCGTTGCCGGTGATGCACTAAATCCATTAGTATGTGCAATTGGAAACCAGGACCAGGTAAAGTGGATCAAAGTAAAGCACGAGGGCAATGGAGCCTTCGCTGCTTTTGCACAGGGTGAACTAAACGGTAAGCTTGGAGTCTGCGCCAGCACGGTTGGCCCCGGAGCCCTGCATTTGATTAATGGTCTTTACAATGCAAAAAAAGAACGATCTCCCGTATTGGCTATTACCGGACAGGTGCCTGTTGAGTATATCGGAACTCGATTTCACCAGGAAGCTGATCTAAAAAAAATATTTGATGATGTATGCGATTACCAGGCCATCATACGCAGCCCGGAGGAAGCCACCAGGGTATTTATCCGGGCATTGAGAATAGCAATCAATAATAAAACGGTCTGCAGAGTGGAGCTGCCTGCAGATATCGCAGAAATGGAAGCCAAAAATGACTATTTTCTTCAGGATATATTTGTTTCTGATTCCATCGTAATCCCTCCCGAATCAACTATCGATCAGGCAGCGAAACTCATTAACGAAGAAAAAAAAATCGGTATTCTTGCCGGTGCCGGTTGCCGGGATGGAAGAGACGAAGTACTTAAATTTGCTGACAAAATAAAGGCAACCATCACCCATACCGTTCGCTCCTCAGATATATTCGATCACGATGCCCCGGGTGTGGTAGGTTTATCCGGGTTAATCGGAAATTCTGCCGGCTATGATGGCATTATGGAATGCGACCTGCTGATTATGCTGGGTACTGATTTCCCTTACTTCGAATTCCTGCCGAAAGATACTAAGATCATACAGATCGATATCCGACCGGAAAGCATCGGCAATCGCGCGTCGGTCGATCTCGGTATTCACGGCGATGTGAAATATGTGGTACATGAACTTTTAGAAAAGTGCAACGAAAAATCTGACAGCAGCTTCCGTGACAAACTGGTCGACTCCTTTAACAACTGGAAAAGCGGCAATAATAAAAAAGCTGATCCCGAGGGAAAATTATCACTCGTCCAGGCTTCATCAGTCTCAAAAGGAATGAGTGACATTGCTTCTGATGATGCGATTTTTGTCGTTGATACCGGAACATCGACTATCTGGTCGACAAACTTCATGAACTTCAGAGACCAGCGCCGTATGATCGGTTCGTTTAACCATGGATCAATGGCAGTAGGTTTACCGGCAGCGATCGGTGCTCAACTCCAATATCCTGATCGCGAAGTATGGGCATTAGTTGGCGATGGTTCTTTTCACATGACCCTCAATGAATTTTCCACTGCAGTAGAATACGGACTACCGATAAAAATAATCGTCTTTAATAATTCAGAATTGGGCTTTGTTAAAATCGAAATGGAAGAAGCCGGACTGGCACCTAATTATGATGCGCTAAAAGTTCAGAATTTTGATTTCGCAAAATACGCAGAGATCGCCGGGGGAATTGGATACACCATCGATAAACCGGATGAGATCACCGATATCTTAAATAAAGCTAAGTCTTCTACCCTACCCTGCATCATTAATGCGAAAGTAGCGTCCGGAGAGTTGTCACTACCACCAAAAATAGGATTCGAGGAAGCGAAGAACTTTGGTACATCAAAAATCAAAGAAGCATTACAATCGATTAGAGGAGATAAAAGGCAGTGGGAAAATATCAAAAATGAGATCAACTCATTTATCGATAAAGAAATAAATGGAAGAAAGGAATGA
- a CDS encoding helix-turn-helix transcriptional regulator — translation MKNRLKVLRAENNMTQAQLADAANVSRQTINAIEKGKFDPSLPLAFKFSRLFNKPIEEIFQDEEE, via the coding sequence ATGAAAAATCGTCTAAAAGTATTACGAGCAGAAAATAATATGACGCAGGCTCAACTTGCCGATGCGGCTAATGTTTCCCGGCAGACGATCAATGCCATCGAAAAAGGGAAGTTTGATCCCAGTTTGCCCCTGGCTTTTAAGTTTTCAAGGTTATTTAATAAACCAATTGAAGAAATTTTTCAGGATGAAGAGGAATGA